The Streptomyces sp. Mut1 genome window below encodes:
- a CDS encoding GNAT family N-acetyltransferase, whose amino-acid sequence MPGLQRLRPDHAPAVLAFEEANRAFFAASVPDRGDDYFAHFPARHAALLAEQVTGACHFHVLVADGTDEILGRFNLVDVADGAAELGFRLAEKATGRGLATATVRRLFTLCGTSYALTTLRAAATLTNTASRSVLTRTGFVETGEEVVLGGKPGVGYVRDLRPETPAPAPAPASA is encoded by the coding sequence ATGCCCGGACTCCAGCGCCTGCGCCCCGACCACGCCCCGGCCGTCCTCGCCTTCGAGGAGGCCAACCGCGCCTTCTTCGCGGCGTCGGTCCCGGACCGGGGTGACGACTACTTCGCCCATTTCCCCGCCCGTCACGCGGCGTTGCTCGCCGAGCAGGTGACGGGCGCCTGCCACTTCCACGTCCTGGTGGCGGACGGGACGGACGAGATCCTGGGCCGCTTCAACCTGGTGGACGTGGCCGACGGCGCCGCCGAACTGGGCTTCCGCCTCGCGGAGAAGGCGACGGGGCGCGGCCTGGCGACGGCAACGGTCCGCCGGCTCTTCACGCTGTGCGGCACGTCGTACGCCCTGACGACGCTCAGGGCGGCGGCCACGCTGACGAACACGGCCTCGCGGTCGGTCCTGACCCGGACGGGGTTCGTCGAGACGGGCGAGGAGGTGGTGCTGGGCGGGAAGCCGGGGGTGGGGTACGTACGGGACCTGAGACCGGAGACACCGGCACCGGCACCGGCACCGGCCTCCGCGTAA
- a CDS encoding DNA cytosine methyltransferase, whose protein sequence is MSGLRFVDVCAGAGGLALGLEQAGFDPVLLLDRKPVACETLGMNRPHWKVLRMDLLDFVPDEHPHTYDVDLLSAGLPRVKSSATAARAETDEEEELLKAAVLLAHSIQPRAVIIENVPGLVNVAAFEPLREFVRMELEHLGYRLHWFVLNAADFGVPQDRKQGVVVALKERYFDRFRPPVPTVKDHVSVGRALRCSMAARGWSGADAWAAGAAAVAPTLVGGSDNRGGADLGPTGTKAAWARMGVNGGALADEVPGPEDDNTQGLIKLTDAQAALLQGFPAEWRFAGRKTARYRQIGHASPPAVGRALGAAVAEALRD, encoded by the coding sequence GTGAGCGGATTGCGGTTCGTGGACGTGTGCGCGGGGGCCGGTGGCTTGGCCCTCGGGCTGGAACAGGCCGGGTTCGATCCGGTGCTGCTGTTGGACAGGAAGCCCGTCGCCTGCGAGACGCTGGGCATGAACCGACCGCACTGGAAGGTCCTGCGGATGGACCTGCTGGACTTCGTGCCGGACGAGCATCCGCACACGTACGACGTCGACCTGCTGTCCGCGGGGCTTCCTCGCGTGAAGTCGAGCGCGACGGCGGCAAGGGCCGAGACCGACGAGGAGGAGGAGCTGCTCAAGGCGGCCGTCCTCCTCGCGCACTCGATCCAGCCGCGCGCCGTGATCATCGAGAACGTACCGGGGCTCGTCAACGTGGCGGCCTTCGAGCCGCTGCGCGAGTTCGTCCGGATGGAATTGGAGCACCTCGGGTACCGGCTCCACTGGTTCGTCCTGAACGCAGCGGATTTCGGGGTGCCGCAGGACCGTAAACAGGGCGTGGTCGTCGCCCTCAAGGAGCGGTACTTCGACCGATTCCGACCGCCGGTGCCCACGGTGAAGGATCATGTGTCGGTGGGCAGAGCGCTCCGGTGTTCCATGGCTGCTCGCGGGTGGAGCGGCGCGGACGCCTGGGCGGCCGGGGCGGCCGCCGTGGCGCCGACTCTGGTCGGCGGCTCGGACAACCGAGGCGGCGCCGACCTGGGGCCGACCGGCACGAAGGCCGCCTGGGCGCGGATGGGGGTCAACGGCGGGGCGCTGGCCGACGAGGTTCCCGGCCCGGAGGATGACAACACCCAGGGGCTGATCAAGCTCACGGACGCGCAGGCGGCGCTGTTGCAGGGCTTCCCGGCGGAGTGGCGCTTCGCGGGCCGGAAGACGGCTCGGTATCGACAGATCGGGCATGCCTCGCCGCCGGCGGTGGGGAGGGCGTTGGGCGCGGCCGTCGCCGAGGCGTTGCGCGATTGA
- a CDS encoding DNA cytosine methyltransferase: MDLFAGPGGLDIAATIMGVESIGVEWDDPTRATRVAAGLRTTTEKDVAALGPCDPEVKDANVLTGGPPCQSFSVAGNREGHKALEDVKRLAGCLVGARNREAFDEAWNAVERETDSMSDARTGFVLQPLRWIMEAKFKRGRPYEVVVLEQVPTVLPVWKHYAELLNSIGYAAGAHVLQAEAFGVPQTRRRAVLIAQWDPEHTGRDVYFPEATHQRYRKTAEQQGSALFTPPKSSTDGRKKPWVSVGDALAATRPRDFVLVSNYGSGGDPKNRGRRTSEEPAATITGKFRRNRLFLLKENEAGEKEMGEELERLSLEEGGLLQSFPARYPWRSTDVAQQIGNAIPPLLSLHILSSALRLPPPDEELINKLASWEPKRFDTQADEVVAEDV, encoded by the coding sequence GTGGACTTGTTCGCGGGCCCGGGTGGCCTCGATATCGCGGCCACGATCATGGGAGTGGAGAGCATCGGGGTCGAGTGGGACGACCCGACCCGCGCGACGCGCGTCGCGGCCGGCCTCCGCACCACCACGGAGAAGGACGTCGCCGCGCTGGGCCCGTGCGACCCGGAGGTGAAGGACGCGAACGTCCTCACCGGAGGCCCGCCCTGCCAGTCGTTCTCCGTGGCCGGCAACCGGGAGGGCCACAAGGCTCTGGAGGACGTGAAGCGGCTGGCCGGCTGCCTGGTCGGCGCCAGGAACCGCGAGGCCTTCGACGAGGCCTGGAACGCGGTCGAGCGCGAGACCGACTCCATGTCCGACGCGCGTACGGGGTTCGTGCTCCAACCGCTGCGTTGGATCATGGAGGCGAAGTTCAAGCGTGGCAGGCCCTACGAGGTAGTGGTGCTGGAACAGGTACCCACCGTGCTGCCCGTGTGGAAGCACTACGCCGAGCTACTCAACAGCATCGGCTATGCGGCCGGCGCCCATGTCCTTCAAGCCGAGGCCTTCGGCGTTCCACAGACACGTCGGCGTGCCGTGCTGATCGCCCAGTGGGACCCGGAGCACACGGGGCGGGACGTGTACTTCCCCGAGGCGACCCACCAGCGATACCGCAAGACGGCCGAACAGCAGGGCTCCGCTCTGTTCACCCCGCCCAAGAGCTCCACGGACGGCAGGAAGAAGCCCTGGGTGTCCGTCGGGGACGCGCTCGCCGCCACTCGCCCCCGCGACTTCGTCCTGGTCTCCAACTACGGTTCCGGCGGCGACCCGAAGAACCGGGGGCGCCGCACCTCCGAGGAGCCGGCCGCGACGATCACCGGCAAATTCCGCCGCAACCGACTGTTCCTCCTGAAGGAGAACGAGGCGGGCGAGAAGGAGATGGGGGAGGAGTTGGAGCGGCTCTCGCTCGAAGAGGGCGGGCTCCTCCAGTCGTTCCCCGCCCGCTATCCGTGGCGGTCCACCGACGTGGCCCAGCAGATCGGAAACGCCATTCCGCCGCTCCTCTCGCTGCATATCCTCAGCAGTGCGCTCCGGCTCCCGCCACCCGACGAGGAGTTGATCAACAAGCTGGCGTCATGGGAGCCGAAGCGCTTTGATACCCAAGCGGACGAGGTCGTCGCCGAGGACGTGTGA
- a CDS encoding helix-turn-helix domain-containing protein yields MEDSEDFGVWLGRQLRRKGLSQQGLGQELGLTRAAVSAWVTGRARPRPEVMVRIAEILETDVATLITRDADAGSDRPIGWYHRLAHHDGGREYGNAAAFAFDANLSVLAREATQNALDERLDPRRPVRVRFTLHELTGEHLHAFLSALKWDELESHYAAAAESRQKAGRVLAEGLRALREDASLLLLRIDDYNASGLTGPEYGDGRYAAVVRRQLDSHKSNDRAGGSYGLGKATLWAASRLGLVLINSTLSEAHEGRTARRVVGRLDLPWREVEGVAYAGPAWLGQPDSEKAHEGVSRSWWADERVVADLRLDRENDDPGTSFLVVGAHDAAGGSDTLEDLHAALGRALSDNFWAAMTSGRSTPALLEASVRALRNGEPVVAERRVDPLDRHPALVHALRAYIDGETVDELTAPGQVAATEVALAVPSLRTTGRRGVGSSHHAVLLVTQAADQDEQHSRIVCMRGNRMTVMARPPRNLGIGVDPFQAVLLAGFATGDDSSAAHAAEEFLRAAEPPEHDRWGVTDELTAAYANAPRRLSEFNAAMDTALRGVIGRRAMGRGTVGHEVLRKLLRLDLPPTASGRRRHPLVDRVVGKVDATGAWTLDVTLDVPQRDVGWQLSPVVKFDVRSGGRPSLEWAELSAKENCRVVEGRLVIDPDVRSARFGGVTAVSSHPVAAAMAGVIVDIQQVGEASA; encoded by the coding sequence ATGGAGGACAGCGAGGACTTCGGTGTCTGGCTCGGGCGGCAGCTGCGCCGCAAGGGCCTGTCGCAGCAGGGGCTCGGCCAGGAGCTGGGTCTGACGCGCGCGGCTGTGTCGGCGTGGGTGACGGGCAGGGCCCGGCCGAGGCCCGAGGTGATGGTCAGGATCGCCGAGATCCTGGAGACGGATGTCGCCACTCTGATCACCAGGGACGCCGACGCCGGATCGGACCGGCCGATCGGTTGGTATCACCGTCTCGCCCACCACGACGGCGGCCGGGAGTACGGCAATGCCGCGGCCTTCGCCTTCGATGCGAACCTGTCCGTGTTGGCCCGGGAGGCCACGCAGAACGCGCTGGACGAACGGCTGGACCCACGCCGTCCTGTACGGGTGCGTTTCACGCTGCACGAGCTGACCGGTGAGCACCTGCACGCCTTCCTTTCCGCGCTGAAGTGGGACGAGCTGGAATCCCACTACGCTGCCGCCGCTGAGTCCCGGCAGAAGGCGGGTCGGGTTCTGGCCGAGGGGCTCAGGGCACTGCGCGAGGACGCTTCCCTTCTGCTTCTACGGATCGATGACTACAACGCGTCGGGCCTGACCGGGCCCGAGTACGGGGACGGCCGGTACGCCGCGGTGGTCCGCCGTCAGCTGGACAGTCACAAGAGCAACGATCGGGCGGGCGGCTCGTACGGATTGGGCAAGGCGACGCTGTGGGCGGCCAGCCGGCTCGGCCTGGTCCTGATCAACAGCACCCTGTCGGAGGCGCACGAAGGTCGGACGGCTCGCCGGGTGGTCGGCCGTCTGGATCTCCCCTGGCGTGAGGTCGAGGGGGTCGCCTACGCCGGGCCCGCGTGGCTCGGCCAGCCTGACAGCGAGAAGGCGCACGAAGGCGTCTCCCGCTCCTGGTGGGCCGACGAGCGCGTGGTCGCGGACCTGCGACTCGACCGGGAAAACGACGACCCCGGAACCTCGTTCCTCGTCGTCGGCGCCCACGACGCGGCCGGCGGCAGTGACACGCTGGAGGACCTGCACGCGGCCCTCGGGCGAGCGCTCTCCGACAACTTCTGGGCCGCCATGACCTCCGGACGCTCGACGCCGGCACTGCTCGAAGCGTCGGTGCGTGCCCTTCGCAACGGCGAACCGGTGGTTGCGGAACGCCGGGTCGATCCGCTCGACCGGCACCCCGCGCTCGTGCACGCGCTGCGTGCGTACATCGACGGTGAGACGGTCGATGAGCTCACGGCCCCCGGGCAAGTAGCTGCCACGGAGGTCGCTCTCGCCGTCCCGTCGCTGCGCACGACGGGACGCAGGGGGGTGGGAAGCAGCCATCACGCGGTGCTCCTGGTCACCCAGGCCGCCGATCAGGACGAACAGCACAGCCGCATCGTGTGCATGCGGGGTAACCGGATGACCGTCATGGCTCGGCCCCCTCGCAACCTGGGGATCGGGGTGGACCCGTTCCAGGCCGTCCTCCTCGCCGGCTTCGCCACGGGCGACGACAGCTCGGCGGCACATGCCGCTGAGGAGTTCCTGCGGGCCGCCGAGCCGCCGGAGCATGACAGGTGGGGGGTGACCGACGAACTCACCGCCGCCTACGCCAACGCTCCCCGCCGCTTGTCCGAGTTCAACGCGGCCATGGACACGGCATTGAGGGGCGTGATCGGGCGGCGTGCGATGGGCCGTGGAACGGTCGGCCACGAGGTCCTCCGGAAGTTGCTCCGTCTCGACCTGCCCCCGACGGCGAGCGGCCGTCGTAGACACCCGCTGGTGGACAGGGTGGTCGGGAAGGTGGACGCGACCGGAGCCTGGACCTTGGATGTGACGTTGGACGTTCCACAACGGGATGTCGGCTGGCAGCTGTCGCCGGTGGTCAAGTTCGACGTGCGATCGGGCGGCCGCCCCTCGCTCGAGTGGGCGGAGCTGTCCGCGAAAGAGAACTGTCGGGTCGTGGAGGGAAGGCTGGTCATCGATCCGGATGTGCGTTCCGCGCGTTTCGGCGGCGTGACCGCCGTGAGCAGTCATCCGGTGGCTGCGGCCATGGCCGGTGTGATCGTGGATATTCAGCAGGTGGGAGAGGCCTCGGCATGA
- a CDS encoding Z1 domain-containing protein codes for MTDPLFTLHGDVLAAMRRGPRPFAKLVLALSEDDDDPADTRLSHFRDRVLAAGLGDGLITLWHRTLTAWDLVEQADWSAAPARTDARRSDTYERLGFGVGLRKALDSVVPVFKEPGPTVISKEFVSWYSRDAAAARAFYWPAYERLLRRKGWPDTAVSGLDEASHAVVERLADPTRPEAYGARGLVVGYVQSGKTANFTGVTAKAIDAGYRLVIVLGGTLNLLRGQTQRRLDMELIGQENILRGADPADPDALVGIDYQDDADWPEKFVSHGGRPSALGAFDIERLTTRDDDYKSLLNGIRALEFEKQSRTEPLYAPANLHHAAARVMVVKKNKSVLAKLIKDLKKIGPILSEIPALIIDDESDQASVNTTDPKKWEEGKVARSAINGQISQLLGLLPRAQYVGYTATPFANVFVDPGDGEDIFPRDFLISLPRPAGYMGVQDFHDLDTDGGTAEETHVRGVYEDTGDRLQEALDAFVLTGALKLYRADLGVPAGPFRHHTMLVHESVRMAEHTALALRINSMWHQAAYTGREGHDRLAALLASDFHRFADDGLPMPESYEDLRGHVSRARRLINAGGTPVLVVNGDTERDYDQPDLDFERTPHVWKILVGGTKLSRGFTVEGLTVTYYRRTTRQADTLMQMGRWFGFRPGYRDLVRLYIGREESLGRTTTIDLYEAFEAICRDEETFRAQLTRYATPIDGKPQVTPAQIPPLVSQHLSLISPSARNKMFNAELVEIRSPGQWVEPTAYPVGAAELRGNVEAWGAVLGALDRTRVTLRCSAAGTGRDDSYEAVLGTIDHSTLLGVLCDLKWSVPAQFSPHLQSLVSAGETGDGIDDWLVIAPQQTSGRGAGANILGHGPLSLARRTRRRGDLFGAISEPKHRGVALRIAGALKDSGDPLVESLVRERRGVVVLYPLVEAEPRLGPGGTIDPGDVVMAFALVAPASAKAGQRNLVRFRAIDSSKDDFAVIDREEGRP; via the coding sequence ATGACCGACCCCCTGTTCACCCTGCACGGCGATGTCCTGGCCGCGATGCGGCGGGGACCCAGGCCCTTCGCGAAGCTCGTCCTCGCGCTCTCCGAGGACGACGACGACCCCGCCGACACCAGGCTCTCCCACTTCAGGGACCGCGTTCTCGCGGCCGGCCTCGGCGACGGGCTAATCACTCTGTGGCACCGTACGCTGACCGCCTGGGACCTGGTGGAGCAGGCGGACTGGTCGGCGGCACCGGCCCGTACGGACGCGCGCCGCTCGGACACGTACGAGCGGCTGGGCTTCGGAGTAGGCCTGCGCAAGGCACTGGACAGCGTGGTCCCGGTGTTCAAGGAGCCGGGACCGACGGTCATCAGCAAGGAGTTCGTCTCCTGGTACTCGCGCGACGCGGCCGCCGCGCGCGCGTTCTACTGGCCCGCCTACGAGCGGCTGCTGCGCCGCAAGGGCTGGCCGGACACGGCGGTCTCCGGACTCGACGAGGCGAGCCACGCCGTGGTCGAGCGCCTCGCGGACCCCACCCGCCCCGAGGCTTACGGCGCGCGCGGCCTGGTGGTGGGTTACGTGCAGTCCGGCAAGACCGCCAACTTCACCGGGGTCACCGCGAAGGCCATCGACGCCGGATACCGCCTGGTCATCGTCCTCGGCGGCACCCTGAACCTGCTCCGGGGCCAGACCCAGCGCAGGCTGGACATGGAACTGATCGGCCAGGAGAACATCCTGCGCGGCGCCGATCCGGCGGACCCGGACGCCCTGGTCGGCATCGACTACCAGGACGACGCGGACTGGCCGGAGAAGTTCGTCAGCCACGGCGGCCGGCCCTCCGCCCTCGGCGCCTTCGACATCGAGCGCCTCACGACCCGCGACGACGACTACAAGAGCCTGCTGAACGGCATCCGCGCCCTCGAATTCGAGAAGCAGTCCCGTACCGAGCCGCTGTACGCACCGGCCAACCTGCACCACGCGGCCGCCCGGGTCATGGTCGTGAAGAAGAACAAGTCCGTGCTGGCCAAGCTCATCAAGGACCTGAAGAAGATCGGCCCGATCCTCTCCGAGATCCCCGCGCTGATCATCGACGACGAGTCGGACCAGGCATCGGTCAACACGACGGACCCGAAGAAGTGGGAGGAGGGCAAGGTCGCCCGTTCGGCCATCAACGGCCAGATCTCCCAGCTGCTCGGCCTCCTGCCTCGCGCCCAGTACGTCGGCTACACCGCGACCCCGTTCGCCAACGTCTTCGTCGACCCGGGCGACGGCGAGGACATCTTCCCGCGCGACTTCCTCATCTCGCTGCCCCGCCCGGCCGGCTACATGGGCGTCCAGGACTTCCACGACCTGGACACGGACGGGGGCACCGCCGAGGAGACCCACGTCCGCGGTGTGTACGAGGACACGGGCGACCGCCTCCAAGAGGCTCTGGACGCCTTCGTCCTCACGGGCGCGCTCAAGCTGTACCGCGCCGACCTCGGGGTGCCCGCAGGACCGTTCCGCCACCACACGATGCTCGTCCACGAGTCCGTACGGATGGCCGAACACACGGCCCTCGCCCTGCGCATCAACTCCATGTGGCACCAGGCCGCCTACACCGGCCGCGAGGGCCACGACCGCCTGGCCGCCCTCCTCGCCTCCGACTTCCACCGCTTCGCCGACGACGGCCTGCCCATGCCGGAGTCGTACGAGGACCTCAGGGGCCACGTCTCGCGCGCCCGCCGGCTCATCAACGCCGGCGGCACCCCCGTCCTGGTCGTCAACGGCGACACCGAGCGCGACTACGACCAGCCCGACCTGGACTTCGAGCGCACCCCCCACGTGTGGAAGATCCTCGTCGGCGGCACCAAGCTCTCCCGGGGCTTCACCGTCGAGGGCCTCACGGTCACCTACTACCGCCGCACCACCCGGCAGGCCGACACCCTGATGCAGATGGGCCGCTGGTTCGGCTTCCGCCCCGGCTACCGCGACCTGGTCCGCCTCTACATCGGCCGCGAGGAATCGCTGGGCAGGACGACGACCATCGACCTGTACGAGGCCTTCGAGGCCATCTGCCGCGACGAGGAGACGTTCCGCGCCCAGCTCACCCGCTACGCCACCCCGATCGACGGCAAGCCCCAGGTCACCCCGGCCCAGATCCCCCCTCTGGTCTCCCAGCACCTCTCCCTGATCAGCCCCTCGGCCCGCAACAAGATGTTCAACGCGGAACTGGTGGAGATCAGGTCCCCGGGCCAGTGGGTGGAACCGACGGCATACCCGGTGGGGGCGGCGGAACTGCGGGGGAACGTGGAGGCTTGGGGGGCGGTGTTGGGGGCGTTGGACCGGACCCGGGTCACCCTGCGCTGCTCCGCCGCCGGGACCGGTCGGGACGACAGCTACGAGGCGGTGCTGGGCACCATCGACCACAGCACGCTGCTCGGCGTCCTGTGCGACCTGAAGTGGTCCGTTCCCGCCCAGTTCTCGCCCCATCTCCAGTCCCTGGTCTCGGCGGGCGAGACCGGCGACGGCATCGACGACTGGCTGGTGATCGCCCCGCAGCAGACATCGGGACGGGGGGCGGGGGCGAACATTCTCGGACACGGTCCTCTCTCCCTGGCGCGTCGTACCCGACGTCGCGGCGACCTCTTCGGAGCGATCAGCGAGCCGAAGCACCGCGGGGTCGCCCTGCGGATCGCCGGTGCGCTGAAGGACTCCGGCGACCCCCTGGTCGAATCGCTCGTCCGGGAGCGGCGAGGAGTCGTGGTCCTCTACCCCCTGGTCGAGGCCGAGCCGCGGCTCGGGCCCGGCGGCACGATCGACCCCGGGGACGTGGTCATGGCGTTCGCCCTGGTCGCACCGGCCTCGGCGAAGGCGGGACAGCGGAACCTGGTGCGCTTCCGTGCCATTGATTCGAGCAAGGACGATTTCGCCGTCATCGATCGCGAAGAGGGTCGGCCGTAG
- a CDS encoding ATP-binding protein, which yields MPPYQPSADWQFEVPTTGTKRLPPAARYVESLTHQGYGFEAAIADLVDNSIDAGARNVVVSLLRDEDRLVSLLVIDDGRGMDDAALDTAMTVGGRQGYDDAALGHFGAGLKAASLSHADSLTVISRTRRSPSTGRRWLTARAQADFTCDIVDPGYCQDLVDRYDGVIQWQGTIVRWDRVRAFDTITTGQADRYLNDAIEKLETHLGLYLHRFLARDGFNIDIVVEDVRTKEELDHRGVEPIDPFGYRIPGRAGFPRTYTAPVEGVGGVALTAHIWPPKSPLVSFRGIGPLAERQGFYIYRNDRLVQAGGWNSTRSPEGHLALARIAVDLPSAPNDVFNLTVKKDGVTVTPAFARGLEQAVDATGHGFAAYVQEAALTYREAARRATEPQRKAVLPAGKGMDPKLRRTLRDELPELEGEDPIAFRWDSLPADVFFELDRENREVRLNRTYRQVLNGGRRGGLNDAPVIKSMLYLMVNEIFQKERVRAVHTDNVALWNSVLVTAARCELDR from the coding sequence ATGCCGCCGTATCAGCCCTCTGCCGACTGGCAGTTCGAGGTCCCCACCACCGGCACCAAGCGGCTCCCGCCCGCCGCGCGCTACGTCGAGTCGCTGACGCACCAGGGGTACGGGTTCGAGGCGGCCATCGCCGACCTCGTGGACAACTCGATCGACGCGGGCGCCCGTAACGTCGTCGTCAGCCTCCTGCGCGACGAGGACCGCCTGGTCAGCCTGCTCGTCATCGACGACGGCCGCGGCATGGACGACGCGGCTCTGGACACCGCGATGACGGTGGGCGGCCGCCAGGGTTACGACGACGCGGCGCTCGGCCACTTCGGCGCGGGGCTCAAGGCGGCGTCGCTGTCGCACGCCGACTCGCTCACCGTGATCAGCCGTACCAGGCGCAGCCCGTCCACCGGCCGCCGCTGGCTGACGGCCCGTGCCCAGGCCGACTTCACCTGCGACATCGTCGATCCGGGGTACTGCCAGGACCTCGTCGACCGCTACGACGGCGTCATCCAGTGGCAGGGCACGATCGTGCGCTGGGACCGGGTCCGCGCCTTCGACACCATCACCACCGGCCAGGCCGACCGCTACCTCAACGACGCGATCGAGAAGCTGGAGACCCACCTGGGGCTCTACCTCCACCGCTTCCTGGCCCGCGACGGCTTCAACATCGACATCGTGGTCGAGGACGTGCGGACGAAGGAGGAGCTGGACCACCGCGGAGTCGAGCCCATCGACCCCTTCGGCTACCGGATACCCGGCCGGGCCGGCTTCCCCCGTACGTACACCGCGCCGGTCGAGGGCGTCGGCGGGGTCGCGCTGACCGCGCACATCTGGCCGCCGAAGTCGCCGCTGGTCAGCTTCCGGGGCATCGGGCCGCTCGCCGAACGCCAGGGCTTCTACATCTACCGCAACGACCGCCTCGTCCAGGCGGGCGGCTGGAACAGCACCCGCAGCCCGGAGGGCCACCTCGCGCTCGCCCGGATCGCCGTCGACCTGCCGTCCGCGCCGAACGACGTCTTCAACCTCACGGTGAAGAAGGACGGCGTCACCGTCACCCCCGCGTTCGCCCGGGGCCTGGAGCAGGCCGTGGACGCCACGGGGCACGGCTTCGCCGCGTACGTCCAGGAGGCCGCGCTCACGTACCGGGAGGCGGCCAGGCGCGCCACCGAACCGCAGCGCAAGGCCGTCCTCCCGGCCGGGAAGGGGATGGACCCGAAGCTGCGGCGCACGCTGCGCGACGAGCTGCCGGAGCTGGAGGGCGAGGACCCGATCGCGTTCCGCTGGGACAGCCTGCCGGCGGACGTGTTCTTCGAGCTGGACCGGGAGAACCGCGAGGTCCGGCTCAACAGGACGTACCGGCAGGTCCTCAACGGGGGCCGGCGCGGGGGCCTGAACGACGCCCCGGTGATCAAGAGCATGCTCTATCTGATGGTCAACGAGATCTTCCAGAAGGAGCGGGTCCGGGCCGTCCACACCGACAACGTGGCGCTGTGGAACAGCGTCCTGGTCACGGCGGCGCGCTGCGAACTCGACCGCTGA
- a CDS encoding very short patch repair endonuclease yields MSTARPSSPAVSARMSRQASRDTAPEVAVRKLLHASGYRYRLNERVPHMSRRTIDIAFTRAKVAVFLDGCFWHGCPEHATQPKSNAQWWRQKLDRNMARDAETTAHLVAEGWTVLRFWEHQAPVQVAEKVAEAVDRERGRGGS; encoded by the coding sequence ATGAGTACCGCCAGACCCTCCTCCCCGGCCGTGTCCGCCCGCATGAGCCGACAGGCGAGCCGCGACACGGCGCCCGAAGTGGCGGTCCGGAAGCTGTTGCACGCCTCCGGCTACCGGTACCGCCTCAACGAGCGGGTGCCCCACATGTCCCGGCGGACGATCGACATCGCCTTCACGCGGGCCAAGGTGGCCGTGTTCCTGGACGGGTGCTTCTGGCACGGCTGTCCCGAGCACGCGACGCAACCGAAGTCCAACGCGCAATGGTGGCGGCAGAAGCTGGATCGCAACATGGCGCGGGACGCGGAGACCACGGCGCACCTCGTCGCCGAGGGCTGGACGGTCCTGCGCTTCTGGGAGCACCAGGCACCGGTCCAGGTCGCGGAGAAGGTGGCGGAAGCCGTCGATCGGGAGAGGGGACGCGGGGGCTCGTGA
- a CDS encoding DUF6339 family protein: MNRTHTEIPARLALLPGARATGFLTHGVRAGQEALPHVALLRASRPIQDDSVRWNVDAVREIVEEAMRRFDAVRTDADAWLAPRLHATLRLTRAEAADAGLWNFLALAVAPDFVLWRHLPPGAAGDGSPKKTNSARFVGPHYSQAFARLWWSAEMFRDGPDYRPAEIACGNQDMINTALRLDAIDHKPTALALVSVLKGLADGGATRLGDRVNALCTAVNVAGSTLMYEVIAPDDPPRHDALTEWIADAESAAVPWERLPDGPDDGTVRRSSLEILSRMFEQFSAEAPLRDRAPSGAARD, from the coding sequence ATGAACCGTACACACACGGAGATTCCTGCACGTCTCGCTCTTCTTCCCGGGGCCCGTGCCACGGGCTTTCTCACCCACGGCGTGCGTGCCGGTCAGGAGGCGCTCCCGCATGTGGCGCTCCTCCGCGCGAGCAGGCCGATCCAGGACGACTCCGTTCGGTGGAACGTCGACGCCGTACGCGAGATCGTCGAGGAGGCGATGCGCAGGTTCGACGCGGTCAGGACCGACGCCGACGCCTGGCTGGCGCCCCGGCTGCACGCCACTCTGCGCCTGACACGCGCGGAGGCGGCGGATGCCGGGCTCTGGAACTTCCTCGCCCTGGCCGTGGCACCGGACTTCGTTCTGTGGCGGCACCTACCGCCCGGCGCGGCCGGCGACGGCTCTCCCAAGAAGACCAACAGCGCCAGATTCGTGGGCCCGCACTACAGCCAGGCATTCGCCCGGCTCTGGTGGTCGGCCGAAATGTTCCGTGACGGGCCCGACTACAGGCCTGCGGAGATCGCGTGCGGTAACCAAGACATGATCAATACTGCTCTTCGACTCGACGCCATCGATCACAAGCCCACCGCTCTGGCCCTGGTATCGGTCCTCAAGGGACTTGCGGACGGCGGAGCCACGCGCCTCGGTGATCGGGTCAACGCGCTGTGCACGGCGGTCAACGTAGCGGGGAGCACACTCATGTACGAGGTGATTGCGCCCGACGATCCGCCCCGTCACGACGCGCTCACTGAGTGGATCGCGGATGCGGAGTCCGCCGCCGTGCCGTGGGAGAGGCTTCCCGACGGGCCGGACGACGGCACCGTCCGGCGCTCCTCCCTCGAGATCCTTTCACGCATGTTCGAGCAATTCTCCGCAGAGGCGCCGTTGCGTGACAGGGCCCCCTCGGGGGCTGCAAGGGATTGA